In a genomic window of Porphyromonadaceae bacterium W3.11:
- the rpoC gene encoding DNA-directed RNA polymerase subunit beta', with product MAFKRDLKIKSNFNQIRIGLASPEEILESSHGEVLKPETINYRTYKPERDGLFCERIFGPVKDFECHCGKYKRVRYKGVVCDRCQVEVTEKKVRRERMGHIRLEVPIVHVWYFRSIPNKIAYLLGIPSKKLEKIIYYENYVVVNPGIYSEELEVGTLLTEEEYLEYMNNLPEGNQALDDNDPDKFIGDIGATAIEQLLIKIDLDKLSYDLRSRAAKETSQQRKKEALKRLQVVESFRASEGYSRPEWMVMKVIPVIPPDLRPLVPLDGGRFATSDLNELYRRVIIRNNRLRRLIETRAPQVILRNEKRMLQEAVDSLFDNSGRRGAVKSDSNRPLKSLTDSLKGKQGRFRQNLLGKRVDYSARSVIVVGPNLKMHECGLPQDMAAELYKPFIIRKLIERGIVKTVKSARRIVDRREPVVWDILENVVKGHPVLLNRAPTLHRLGIQAFQPRLIEGKAIRLHPLACTAFNADFDGDQMAVHLPLSNNAILEAQFLMLASHNILNPANGTPITVPSQDMVLGLYYITKLRKGQKGEGLTFYGPEEARIAHNSGKLDMHAIINVLVDDIDEEGQPIQHIVETSVGRLIFNDQVPKELGYINELIGKKSLRTIIGNVIKECGIAVTSEFLDNIKDLGFYMAYKGGLSFNLSDVIIPKEKEELIQDGYEEVSSIVEDFSFGNITNNERYNQIIDVWTNVNNNLSAILMKQLKEDKDGFNPIYMMMDSGARGSANQIQQLSGIRGLMAKPQRSGEGAQTMENPILSNFKEGLSVLEYFISTHGARKGLSDTALKTADAGYLTRRLVDVSQDVIITEEDCGTLRGIVRKEIKEGNNVVASLYERILGRISVHDIIHPITGKIIVKAGEEINEKLAAEIQASPINEVEIRSVLTCESKKGVCAMCYGRNLAHNSLAQKGEVVGVVAAQSIGEPGTQLTLRTFHAGGVASTDTIERNFKAKYDGILEIEELRTVDTTDESGKAYQVVVGRQAEMRVIDPNTKMTLISDNIPYGAKLLFKPGSMVKADDVIFETDPFNAVIIAEEGGKLKYEDVKEGATYRIQTDSNVAAGHSDKIIIESKDKSLSPALIITDKSGDILRTYNLPVGAHISKENGSKVKAGDILVKIPRTVVKSGDITGGLPRVTELFEARNPSNPAIVTEIDGEVTLGKLRRGNREVIVTSKMGDERKYLVPLTRQLLVQENDFVRAGEALSDGAISPSDILAILGPNSVQNYIVNGVQDVYRKQGVSINDKHFEVIVRQMMRKVEVLDPGDTTFLEQQMVDKLDVQEENNRLWGKKVVTNKGDSQNYYEGQIITARRLREENSQLKRKDLQPMEVRDALPATTNQILQGITRAALMTKSFMSAASFQETPKVLNNAAIEGKVDSLEALKENVICGHLIPAGTGQREYEKIIVASKKEIESKRELDSVRAHKVTMPEYD from the coding sequence ATGGCTTTTAAAAGAGATTTAAAGATAAAGTCCAATTTCAACCAGATACGTATCGGTCTCGCTTCTCCTGAAGAGATTCTCGAAAGTTCACATGGTGAGGTACTCAAGCCTGAGACCATCAACTATCGCACATACAAACCAGAGAGAGATGGTCTATTCTGTGAGCGCATTTTTGGTCCAGTTAAGGACTTTGAGTGTCACTGCGGAAAATACAAGAGAGTTAGATACAAGGGTGTTGTCTGTGACAGATGTCAGGTAGAGGTTACAGAGAAGAAGGTTCGTCGTGAAAGGATGGGACACATTCGTCTAGAGGTGCCTATTGTTCACGTATGGTACTTTAGATCAATTCCAAATAAGATTGCATATCTCCTAGGTATTCCGTCTAAGAAACTTGAAAAGATTATATACTACGAGAATTATGTCGTAGTAAATCCTGGTATCTATTCTGAAGAGTTAGAAGTTGGTACACTTCTTACTGAAGAAGAATACTTGGAGTATATGAACAATCTGCCTGAGGGAAATCAAGCACTTGATGATAATGATCCTGATAAATTCATTGGAGACATTGGTGCAACAGCGATTGAACAACTGCTTATCAAAATTGATCTAGATAAACTTTCCTATGATCTGAGATCTAGAGCAGCAAAAGAAACATCGCAGCAGAGAAAGAAGGAAGCTCTGAAGAGATTACAAGTAGTAGAAAGTTTTAGAGCTAGTGAGGGTTATAGCCGTCCTGAATGGATGGTTATGAAGGTAATCCCTGTGATTCCGCCAGATCTAAGACCTCTAGTGCCTCTGGATGGTGGTCGCTTTGCTACTTCTGACTTGAATGAACTGTATCGTAGAGTTATTATTCGTAATAACCGCCTCCGTCGTCTAATTGAGACTAGAGCACCTCAAGTCATTCTTCGTAATGAGAAACGTATGCTTCAGGAGGCTGTTGATAGTCTATTTGACAACTCAGGTAGAAGAGGTGCGGTGAAGTCTGATTCAAACCGTCCTCTAAAGTCACTTACTGACAGTCTTAAAGGTAAACAAGGTCGATTCAGACAGAACCTACTTGGTAAGCGTGTGGACTACTCTGCTCGTTCGGTTATCGTGGTAGGTCCTAATCTAAAGATGCATGAATGTGGTCTGCCACAGGATATGGCAGCTGAGCTTTACAAGCCATTTATCATTCGTAAATTGATAGAGCGTGGCATCGTAAAGACCGTTAAAAGTGCCCGTCGTATCGTTGACAGAAGAGAACCAGTAGTATGGGATATTTTGGAAAACGTAGTCAAAGGACACCCCGTGTTGCTTAACCGTGCCCCTACTCTTCACAGATTAGGTATCCAAGCATTCCAACCTCGACTTATTGAAGGGAAAGCAATTAGGCTTCACCCTCTTGCTTGTACCGCATTTAACGCGGACTTCGATGGTGACCAGATGGCTGTTCACTTACCACTGTCTAATAATGCGATTCTAGAGGCTCAATTCCTCATGCTCGCATCGCACAATATCCTAAACCCTGCTAATGGAACCCCTATTACAGTTCCATCACAGGATATGGTACTCGGGCTATACTATATAACTAAACTAAGAAAGGGACAAAAAGGGGAAGGATTAACTTTCTACGGTCCTGAAGAAGCTCGTATCGCACATAACTCAGGCAAACTTGATATGCATGCGATTATTAATGTACTTGTTGATGATATTGATGAGGAAGGACAGCCAATTCAACATATAGTAGAGACTTCGGTTGGTCGTCTTATATTCAATGACCAAGTTCCAAAAGAACTAGGATACATTAATGAGTTGATAGGTAAAAAGAGCCTTCGTACCATCATTGGTAATGTCATAAAGGAGTGTGGCATCGCTGTTACATCTGAATTCCTTGATAACATCAAGGATCTTGGATTCTACATGGCATACAAGGGAGGTCTTTCATTCAACTTATCTGATGTAATCATACCAAAAGAGAAAGAAGAGCTAATTCAGGATGGATACGAAGAAGTTAGCAGTATCGTAGAAGACTTTAGCTTTGGTAACATCACTAACAATGAACGTTACAACCAAATCATTGATGTTTGGACGAATGTAAATAACAACCTCTCAGCTATTCTTATGAAGCAGCTAAAGGAGGACAAGGATGGATTTAATCCTATTTACATGATGATGGATTCCGGTGCCCGTGGTTCGGCTAACCAGATCCAACAGCTTAGTGGTATTCGTGGTTTGATGGCTAAGCCTCAAAGAAGTGGTGAAGGAGCTCAAACAATGGAAAACCCTATCCTATCTAACTTTAAGGAAGGTCTATCAGTGCTTGAGTACTTTATCTCAACCCACGGTGCTCGTAAGGGTCTTTCGGATACAGCTCTTAAGACCGCTGACGCAGGTTACTTGACCCGTCGTTTGGTAGACGTATCACAGGACGTGATCATCACTGAAGAGGATTGCGGTACACTTCGTGGTATCGTTCGCAAAGAGATTAAGGAAGGTAACAATGTTGTTGCTTCACTTTATGAGCGTATCCTTGGGCGTATATCTGTCCATGACATTATCCACCCTATCACAGGAAAGATCATTGTCAAGGCTGGTGAAGAAATCAATGAAAAGCTAGCTGCAGAGATTCAAGCATCACCTATCAATGAAGTTGAGATTAGGTCCGTCCTGACCTGCGAAAGTAAAAAGGGAGTATGTGCTATGTGCTATGGACGTAACCTTGCTCACAACTCACTTGCCCAGAAGGGAGAGGTAGTAGGTGTCGTGGCGGCACAATCTATTGGTGAGCCAGGTACACAGTTGACCCTCCGTACATTCCACGCTGGTGGTGTGGCTAGTACTGATACTATTGAGCGTAACTTTAAAGCTAAATACGATGGTATTTTAGAAATCGAAGAACTTCGTACGGTAGATACAACTGATGAAAGTGGTAAAGCTTACCAAGTGGTAGTAGGTCGTCAGGCTGAAATGCGAGTCATTGATCCAAACACTAAGATGACTCTTATTTCTGATAACATACCTTACGGTGCAAAGCTTCTCTTTAAGCCAGGCTCAATGGTCAAGGCAGACGATGTGATCTTTGAGACAGACCCATTCAACGCAGTAATCATTGCTGAAGAGGGTGGTAAACTGAAATATGAAGATGTGAAGGAAGGTGCTACTTACAGAATCCAAACGGACTCAAACGTGGCTGCTGGACACTCTGATAAGATTATAATTGAAAGCAAAGATAAGAGCTTATCCCCTGCCCTAATCATTACAGACAAAAGTGGAGATATCCTTCGAACATACAACCTTCCAGTAGGTGCACACATTAGTAAGGAGAATGGATCAAAAGTTAAGGCCGGAGATATTCTAGTGAAGATTCCTCGTACAGTTGTTAAGTCAGGTGACATCACAGGTGGTCTTCCACGTGTTACTGAGTTATTTGAGGCTAGAAACCCATCTAATCCAGCTATCGTTACAGAAATTGACGGAGAGGTTACACTCGGCAAGTTACGTCGAGGTAATCGTGAAGTTATCGTAACAAGTAAAATGGGCGACGAGCGCAAGTACTTAGTACCGCTAACACGACAACTATTAGTACAAGAGAATGACTTTGTTAGAGCAGGTGAAGCACTATCAGATGGAGCCATTTCACCTTCAGACATACTAGCCATTCTTGGTCCAAATTCGGTACAGAACTATATCGTTAACGGGGTACAAGATGTGTATAGAAAGCAAGGTGTATCCATTAATGACAAGCACTTTGAAGTCATTGTACGTCAGATGATGCGCAAGGTCGAGGTACTAGATCCAGGAGATACTACTTTCCTAGAACAGCAGATGGTAGATAAACTGGATGTACAGGAAGAAAACAATAGACTTTGGGGCAAAAAAGTTGTTACGAATAAGGGTGATTCACAAAATTATTATGAGGGTCAGATCATTACTGCTAGACGACTACGCGAAGAGAATAGTCAACTAAAAAGAAAAGATCTTCAGCCTATGGAAGTTCGTGATGCTCTGCCAGCAACTACGAATCAGATACTTCAGGGGATCACACGAGCTGCATTAATGACCAAGAGCTTTATGTCAGCTGCATCCTTCCAAGAAACGCCAAAGGTACTTAACAATGCGGCTATCGAAGGTAAGGTTGATAGCTTAGAGGCCCTAAAAGAAAATGTTATCTGCGGTCACCTAATTCCTGCTGGTACAGGGCAACGTGAATACGAAAAGATTATCGTTGCTTCCAAAAAGGAAATTGAATCAAAACGTGAATTAGATTCCGTTCGTGCTCATAAGGTCACAATGCCTGAATATGACTAA
- the rimP gene encoding ribosome assembly cofactor RimP, with amino-acid sequence MIEVTEVKNIVQEYLSSKEGFFLVKAEVKGANQITVEIDHDTEPIDIETIVELTKFIEDHLDRDKEDFELEVSSAGLTTPLESPRRYRKFIGKDLEVLLKTGIKEKGTLVNANDSSFQLQVIRMEKPAGERRKKAIEHILDIEYKDVKKATYLIQF; translated from the coding sequence ATGATAGAAGTTACTGAGGTTAAAAATATTGTACAAGAGTACTTGTCGAGCAAAGAGGGATTCTTTTTGGTAAAAGCAGAAGTAAAAGGTGCTAACCAAATTACAGTGGAGATTGATCACGACACAGAGCCTATTGACATCGAAACAATTGTAGAGCTTACCAAATTTATCGAAGATCACCTAGATAGAGACAAAGAAGATTTCGAACTAGAAGTCTCTAGTGCTGGACTAACAACCCCACTAGAAAGTCCTAGAAGGTATCGAAAATTTATAGGTAAAGACTTAGAGGTCCTTTTGAAAACAGGGATCAAAGAGAAAGGAACCTTAGTAAACGCAAATGACTCTAGCTTTCAACTACAGGTAATCCGAATGGAAAAACCAGCTGGAGAAAGACGGAAAAAAGCCATTGAACATATCCTGGATATAGAATATAAGGATGTTAAGAAGGCGACCTACCTCATACAGTTTTAA
- the nusA gene encoding transcription termination factor NusA produces the protein MSKKKETTIMAALSEYMGLKDIDQDTLQKVMEESLRNVLAKMYGTDHNFDVIISPTTGDLEIWRRRIIVEDGEVENENTQVTLDEVFEISGEDDFEVGEEFMDEVKLESFGRRAILNLKQSLSSKIMELEKDTLYANYSQRVGELINADVYQVWKKEVLLMDSEDNELILPRSLTIPRDRFKKADRVNAIIDRVEYNNNNPKIILSRISDEFLIRLFEREVPEIQDGLVTIRSVARIPGDRAKVAVESYDERIDPVGAVVGVRGSRIQGVVSELRNESIDVLQYTDNPVLLIQRALAPAKQMEVRINEEAKRADIYLQRDQISLAIGRNGQNIKLASMLTGYEIDIYRDETQDVDMSDLFLTEFNDEIDDWIINTFKGIGCDTAKSVLKRSREDLLRATDLEESTVDHFIQVLMAEFDDDELPEDQYPHLPPRDPSYRALPIEEDGDSAPVVEGEITDERSEY, from the coding sequence ATGAGCAAGAAAAAAGAGACGACCATAATGGCAGCCCTATCAGAATATATGGGGCTAAAGGATATCGACCAAGATACATTACAAAAAGTAATGGAAGAATCCCTACGTAATGTACTCGCAAAGATGTATGGTACAGACCATAACTTCGATGTCATCATAAGTCCTACTACAGGTGATTTAGAGATATGGCGTCGCAGAATTATAGTTGAGGATGGCGAGGTGGAAAACGAAAATACCCAAGTCACTCTAGACGAAGTCTTTGAAATATCTGGTGAAGATGATTTTGAGGTTGGTGAAGAATTTATGGACGAAGTGAAGCTAGAGTCATTCGGACGTAGAGCTATTCTTAACCTCAAACAATCATTATCTTCAAAAATCATGGAGCTAGAGAAGGATACTCTATATGCAAACTACAGCCAACGCGTCGGTGAATTAATCAACGCTGATGTTTATCAGGTTTGGAAAAAAGAGGTCCTACTAATGGATAGTGAAGATAACGAACTTATACTTCCTCGTAGCCTTACGATCCCTAGAGATCGCTTTAAAAAAGCAGATAGAGTTAATGCAATCATTGATAGAGTTGAATACAATAATAACAACCCAAAGATTATTCTTAGCCGTATCTCAGATGAATTCTTGATAAGACTTTTCGAACGAGAAGTACCAGAAATACAAGATGGACTCGTTACGATACGTAGTGTTGCTCGTATCCCGGGCGATAGAGCAAAAGTGGCTGTAGAGAGCTATGACGAAAGGATTGACCCTGTAGGAGCAGTCGTGGGTGTCAGGGGTTCACGAATTCAAGGTGTAGTTAGTGAACTTCGTAACGAAAGTATAGATGTTCTTCAATATACAGATAACCCAGTTTTGCTTATTCAGAGAGCATTAGCTCCAGCAAAACAGATGGAGGTTAGGATTAACGAAGAAGCTAAGAGAGCAGATATTTATCTCCAAAGGGATCAAATATCACTTGCAATCGGACGAAATGGACAAAACATCAAGTTAGCTAGTATGCTGACTGGATATGAAATTGATATCTATAGGGATGAGACTCAAGATGTAGATATGAGTGACCTATTCCTTACAGAATTTAATGATGAGATTGATGACTGGATCATCAATACATTTAAGGGTATTGGATGCGACACTGCGAAAAGTGTACTCAAGAGATCTCGAGAGGACTTACTACGTGCAACAGATCTAGAGGAGTCCACAGTAGATCACTTTATCCAAGTCCTAATGGCCGAATTTGACGATGACGAATTGCCTGAAGATCAGTATCCACACCTACCTCCTCGCGACCCAAGCTATAGAGCATTACCTATAGAAGAGGATGGGGATTCAGCACCTGTGGTTGAAGGTGAAATCACTGATGAAAGATCTGAATATTAA
- the infB gene encoding translation initiation factor IF-2, protein MPSIRVNKVASELQVGVHTLTEFLSKQFPDKTFSVNSKLTEDEFKQSLRKFGKDLGKNEREALTSKYLSPAPKQKELTTPSASKDSDKNNERKTGPIVKGKIELDDKGNVIQTKKEVVSTSTKSSAGKDIVEKEKTANLEKDQITTKGEEVEKVKPAMPKKEVAPKTEVKAKKIEPTTTSVTENKSPEAVETEPKKDAMATNKQEEEQKKKVKEKEVKEPTTNASTPKVNVTDSAKKSEPKTIEQKTDSKPSEKLAEEKAPTTKEAPKESNVYRIGTNDNVGVTVVGKVDLTSIESNNKRRRRKRERIKGGKVDVAKQTAQQKQQSTTGEKKDSKNKNQSSQANKNNKRPNDTPRNDKRNQGRKAKRRQKIEQKPEITQEDIQKQIKETMAAIQGGRKKATNQSARYRREKRDAHRKEQSLLEQEMRQDKTLQLTEYVTANDLAQMMDVSVNDIITLCFSLGMMVSINQRLEKDTIDLIVEEFGYKAEYVEAQMLDMIETEEDSEEDLEPRAPIVTVMGHVDHGKTSLLDSIRNADVTKGEAGGITQHVGAYSVTLENGRKITFLDTPGHEAFTAMRARGAKVTDIVIIVVAADDGVMPQTKEALSHASLANVPIIFAINKVDKPQSNPDRIKEELANLNYLVEDWGGKYQSQEISAKKGIGIHELLEKVLLEADIMELRANPDKKAIGSVLESTMEQGRGYTTKVLIQEGTLHMGDHIIAGANYGRVKALFNERGQNVESVGPSEPVKVLGLNGATQAGEILNVLDTEAEVRDIATRRGQLKREQRERTQRLPSLMDLGRRIAEGQIQELNIIVKGDMDGSVEALSDSIVKLSTGEIRVNVIHKAVGQISESDVILASASDAIVIGFQVRPTQGARRLAEEEGVEIRTYSIIYDAINDVTTAMEGMLSPEIKEKVTANIEVREVYKISKVGTIAGCYVQTGKVSRTDKIRVIRDGIVIHTGELGSLKRFKDDVKEVSKGFECGLNIANFNDINVGDIIEAYEEVKVKREL, encoded by the coding sequence ATGCCCAGCATTAGAGTAAATAAAGTAGCAAGCGAACTACAGGTAGGAGTACATACTCTTACCGAATTTTTGAGCAAACAGTTCCCAGATAAGACCTTCAGCGTTAATAGTAAATTGACTGAAGACGAGTTCAAACAATCCCTCCGAAAGTTTGGCAAGGATCTTGGGAAAAATGAACGTGAAGCTCTAACTTCGAAGTATCTTTCACCTGCACCAAAGCAGAAAGAGTTAACTACTCCATCAGCATCTAAAGATTCTGATAAAAATAATGAAAGAAAAACAGGTCCAATAGTTAAGGGTAAAATTGAGTTGGATGATAAAGGAAATGTCATCCAGACTAAGAAAGAGGTTGTATCGACATCTACAAAGTCCTCTGCTGGGAAGGATATTGTAGAAAAGGAGAAAACTGCCAACCTTGAAAAAGACCAAATAACTACTAAGGGAGAAGAGGTTGAAAAAGTAAAACCTGCAATGCCCAAAAAGGAAGTAGCCCCTAAAACAGAAGTCAAAGCGAAAAAGATAGAGCCTACAACAACCTCAGTTACTGAAAATAAATCACCTGAGGCCGTAGAGACAGAACCAAAAAAGGATGCTATGGCTACTAACAAGCAAGAGGAAGAACAAAAGAAAAAGGTGAAGGAAAAAGAGGTTAAAGAACCCACCACTAATGCGTCTACGCCCAAAGTCAATGTGACAGATTCAGCTAAAAAATCGGAACCAAAGACTATCGAGCAAAAAACAGACAGCAAACCGAGCGAAAAGCTTGCAGAGGAAAAAGCTCCGACTACTAAAGAGGCTCCCAAAGAGAGCAACGTATATAGAATTGGCACGAATGATAATGTTGGTGTCACTGTCGTTGGGAAAGTTGATCTTACATCTATAGAATCCAATAACAAGAGGAGACGTAGAAAAAGAGAGCGTATAAAGGGGGGTAAAGTGGATGTTGCAAAACAGACCGCACAACAAAAGCAACAATCTACTACTGGAGAGAAGAAAGATAGCAAAAACAAAAACCAATCTTCACAAGCTAATAAGAATAATAAACGCCCAAATGATACACCGAGAAACGACAAACGTAATCAAGGGCGTAAAGCGAAAAGAAGACAAAAGATTGAGCAAAAGCCTGAAATAACCCAAGAGGATATTCAAAAGCAAATCAAAGAAACTATGGCCGCTATCCAAGGTGGTCGTAAGAAGGCTACAAACCAATCTGCTCGATACAGACGAGAGAAAAGGGATGCTCACCGAAAAGAGCAGAGCTTGCTGGAACAGGAAATGCGTCAGGACAAGACTCTACAACTGACAGAATATGTTACGGCAAATGACCTTGCTCAGATGATGGATGTCTCTGTCAATGATATCATCACACTATGCTTTAGCCTCGGAATGATGGTTTCTATTAATCAGCGTCTTGAAAAAGATACTATAGACCTAATTGTAGAAGAATTTGGATACAAAGCTGAGTACGTAGAGGCACAAATGCTTGATATGATTGAGACCGAAGAGGATTCTGAAGAGGATCTTGAGCCTAGGGCTCCAATCGTTACCGTCATGGGACACGTGGATCATGGTAAGACCTCATTACTGGACTCTATCAGAAATGCTGACGTCACTAAGGGTGAAGCCGGTGGTATTACCCAGCACGTTGGTGCCTATAGTGTTACTTTAGAAAATGGCAGAAAGATTACATTCTTAGATACTCCAGGACACGAAGCGTTTACAGCTATGCGTGCTAGAGGTGCTAAGGTGACTGACATTGTTATCATTGTAGTTGCAGCGGATGATGGTGTGATGCCTCAGACCAAGGAAGCCTTAAGCCATGCATCCCTAGCTAATGTTCCAATAATTTTTGCGATAAATAAAGTTGATAAGCCTCAGTCTAATCCTGATCGAATTAAGGAAGAACTTGCTAACCTTAACTACTTAGTAGAAGATTGGGGTGGTAAGTATCAGAGCCAAGAAATTTCTGCAAAGAAAGGTATCGGGATACATGAGCTTCTAGAAAAAGTATTGCTCGAAGCCGATATTATGGAATTACGGGCAAATCCTGATAAGAAGGCTATTGGCTCCGTATTAGAGAGTACTATGGAGCAAGGTAGAGGGTACACAACCAAAGTCCTAATTCAAGAGGGAACTCTGCATATGGGAGATCATATCATCGCAGGGGCCAACTATGGACGTGTAAAAGCCCTATTCAATGAACGTGGACAGAATGTAGAGTCGGTGGGTCCTTCAGAGCCCGTAAAGGTTCTTGGTCTAAATGGAGCTACTCAGGCAGGAGAGATCTTGAATGTTCTTGATACTGAAGCAGAAGTTCGTGACATCGCAACTCGCCGTGGTCAGCTTAAAAGAGAACAGAGAGAGCGTACTCAGAGACTGCCTTCACTTATGGACTTAGGACGTCGTATTGCAGAAGGTCAGATCCAAGAACTCAATATCATTGTGAAAGGTGATATGGATGGTTCTGTCGAAGCTCTTTCAGACTCTATTGTCAAGCTGTCAACAGGTGAGATACGTGTGAACGTAATTCACAAAGCTGTGGGACAGATATCAGAGAGTGATGTTATTCTCGCTTCTGCATCAGATGCTATAGTGATTGGGTTCCAAGTTCGTCCGACACAAGGTGCTAGACGTCTTGCCGAGGAAGAAGGGGTTGAAATTCGTACATACTCTATCATATATGATGCAATTAATGACGTAACGACTGCGATGGAGGGGATGCTATCTCCTGAAATCAAGGAAAAGGTCACTGCTAATATTGAGGTTCGTGAAGTGTATAAAATCTCGAAGGTCGGAACGATCGCAGGATGTTATGTACAGACTGGTAAGGTCTCTCGTACTGATAAGATAAGGGTAATTCGTGATGGCATTGTCATTCACACTGGAGAACTTGGCTCACTGAAACGTTTTAAAGACGATGTAAAGGAAGTTAGCAAAGGCTTTGAATGTGGATTAAACATTGCAAACTTTAACGATATTAATGTAGGTGATATCATTGAAGCTTACGAAGAAGTTAAAGTTAAGAGAGAACTTTAA
- a CDS encoding CvpA family protein: MHWLDLILLLLLLISLIRGYSSGFVKQVIQLASVIGALLLATPFSSFLLDLLAKEGHTLTNSWIGWLLSFVTLLILFYLLSRFLLSGIEVALGFINRILGAALSFLITTTILSIMIGFYSNIGEQYDWTPVPENLKVYPVINEISRTILPKQLFIQQDYKDSFEIKKNERAI, translated from the coding sequence ATGCATTGGTTGGATCTTATACTGCTGTTGCTCCTTTTGATATCTCTCATTAGGGGTTACAGCAGTGGTTTTGTAAAGCAAGTAATACAGCTAGCATCTGTTATAGGTGCTTTATTACTAGCAACGCCCTTCTCAAGCTTTTTACTAGATTTACTGGCAAAGGAGGGGCACACCTTGACGAATTCATGGATTGGCTGGTTATTGTCATTTGTCACTTTACTAATACTTTTTTATCTACTGTCTCGTTTTTTACTTTCTGGAATTGAAGTGGCTTTAGGTTTTATTAATCGAATTCTTGGAGCAGCTCTTTCTTTTCTTATCACAACGACTATTCTCTCTATCATGATAGGGTTTTACAGTAATATCGGAGAGCAGTATGACTGGACACCTGTGCCTGAAAACTTAAAGGTTTACCCAGTAATAAATGAGATTAGTAGAACAATACTTCCTAAACAGCTGTTCATACAACAAGACTATAAAGATTCTTTTGAGATCAAAAAAAATGAAAGAGCAATTTGA